The genomic stretch GCATAAATAATTGTTCTCATAAATAAATGATTTAATGTTGAGAATAAAACAATAAATAATAATTGTCCGGTTTACACTGGGCGAGTAATTCTATATTTAAGCTATTACGGTAGGAGGAGCCCTGCCGGCAGAGGTGATGCTCCACGTGATCGAGTGGAGACGTTCCCGGTAAAATATGGGTGGAATTTCTTTAGGTATTCCGAGAAGTAATAACGAGTGATCTAACCCGGCAAGGGGCAGTATGGATTGGAATGGTTGATCCGGGATGATATTCGGATAACAATTACACTCGTCATGATGTTGTTTTACAATACTTGTCTGGAATAGTAATCTGACTTCACATTCACCCTCGGTAGGAGTTGAGTCATGTTCATTGTGACATTCTTTTTCGATGAACGAACTGTGTTCATGTGTGGGCGTGAAACAGATTAATTTGCCATGGTGATGATGAGGCATAATAGACGACAGTAGCATAATCATGCTAGCAAAAATAAGCGGGATAATAGCTATCTGTCGTTTCCTCATGGTTTACAAACCTTTAATCGATACAAACATAGTTTTTTGTGTGCGAATTTGCAAATCTTCACACAAAGTTTAATAAAACATTAACTATTTCTGCATCTGTTTCTCGAAACCTTTCAGCATCAATTCCGCAGATGCTGGGTTCGTTGCTAATGGAACATTGTGAACGTCACATACGCGCATTAACATTTGTACGTCCGGTTCGTGAGGGTGTTTCCCAAGCGGGTCTCGGAAGAATAGCACCATTTGTACTTTATGTTCTGCCACTTGTGCTGCAATTTGGGCATCTCCCCCGAGTGGACCGGAAAGAAGGCGTTCAACTTTTAACCCGGCAGCCTGTGCGTGTTTTCCGGTAGTCCCGGTAGCAATGATCTCTATGTTTGCCGAGTGCATGAATTCATAATGTCTGTTCAGGAAAGCAACCATATCTGCTTTTTTCCCGTCATGTGCGATTACTGCTAGTTTCATCTTCATGTTATTTTAAGGTCATACAAATATATAAATATGTAAGTGAAAACCGGAAAGCTAAAAACTAAAAGTTTTGGTTGATTTCAGTATGGAATCCGTTTTCTTGAAGAAGTTTTTACTCTTCATCAGGTGGAAATCTTTCATAATACTATCAGCCAAATTTTCCGGAACCACGTAATAACGCCGCCTCCCTTCCTCGTAGGGACGGTACATGTAAAATTTAATCGGCTCCATCTGATAACGTACAGGATAGTTCCGGGGTTTCGTTAAAGTTACTCGAATACATATTCCTCCTTCTGTTCCCTGTTGGGATTGGTTGGAAATAAAGTTACCTAGAGAGAAAACGGTAACGCCTAGTGTATCTTTGTTCGAGGTATAATATTCTATCGGCTGGACCACGTGGGGATGTGAACCGATAACCATATCAGCTCCTTGTTCATGCAACCATTTACTTAATGCCCGCTGTTCTTTGTTTGGAAAGTTATGGTATTCATACCCCCAGTGCATGAAGGCTATAATGTTGGTGGCCGTGTCTCGGTGGGCCAGTTGAATGTCTTGTTTTATGGCGGTTGTGTCAATGTGCGGGACGACAAAACCTTTCGGAACGGGGAGGCCATTTGTCCCGTACGTGTAGTTGAGTAGTGCTATTTTGAAACTGTCTTTCTGAAGATAGAGCGGGTGCCTCTTTTTGTAATTGAGGGTATCTGTGAATGTTCCTGTGTGTGGGATTCCTAATGAGTCCAAATAATAGATGGTATTAGTGATCCCTTTCCCGAGTTGGTCACAACTATGGTTGTTGGCGGTAACAAATGTTGTTACTCCCAGTTGATGGAGGTCTCGTGCGATTTGCCAGGGAGAGCAAAATCGGGGATAACCGGAAAAGTCTTTATTCCCCAAGGTCGTTTCCAGATTGGCAATGACGAAATCGGCATCTGCCCAGTAAGGAGCGATGTACTTGAAACATTTTTGGTACTTGTAGTCTTTTTCCGATGGTTCGTGTGCGCTATATATCTGCGGAAGGTGTTGGATGATGTCCCCGCAAAACAAGAGGGTTAGCGTTTGTGATGGGTGGGGCAATTTCAGCGAGTAATCGGTTTGTACGGGTGGTTTCTTCTCTTTGCAAGACGTGAACAACAGGAAGACGATACAGAACAAAAGAATTCGGTTGTAGTGCATGTATTTTTATTCTTTCTAGTTGATCTATGGGGAAGAGAGATAAAAAAAGCCGTCCGAAGACGGCTTTTTGATTATTTCGTTAATTCGAATTCAAATTCTTCTTCGGCAGGAGGGATACATTGTCCGCCGGAGCAAGCCATATATTCCACATAGCCTACTAATTTAGCTTTGTCTCCTTTCAGTTTTACCCGTTGTACGAAAGTCACGGTTCCTTCGAAATATTTCAATTCCATATTGAAGGCTTCGCTCTTTTCTGTTTTAGGTTCTGTGGTTGCTTTAAATTCTCCTACTAATTCAATGTCTTTTGTCTCATCTTCATCTATATTGAAAGTTGTAGGAAGAGGTCCGTTCTCCGGTAATTTGGTGTCATACAGATGCCAACCGCTTTCAACAGTAGCTTTACAGATGATGTCATAAACACCTTCGCTTACTTTCTTGAAAGAAATTTGCCATTTCACTGGTTTTAATACCTGTGAATTTGCAGCCCCAACCATTAAGGTTAATATTGCTGTAAGAATTAATAGTCTTTTCATGAATAAATTAAATTAGTTTTTAAAATAATTTCTCTCTAAAATTTAGTGATGCAAAGTACAAAATTATCGAGAGAAACTATGTTAGTTTATAGTTAAATTTTTTATAATGTTTTTTTCACGGCCACTTCTTCAAAGCTTTCGATGAAATCTCCTGTCTGAATATCGTTATAATTATTGATGTTCAAACCACACTCGAATCCCTTGGAAACTTCTTTCACGTCGTCCTTGAAACGTTTTAATGATCCTAGTTCTCCGGTGAAGATCACGATACCGTCCCGAATCACGCGTACTTTTGAAGAACGAGTAATCTTTCCGTCTCTCACGATACATCCGGCAATCGTTCCCACCTTGGTAATCTTAAATGTTTCAAGCACTTCCACGGTAGAGGTGATCTCTTCCTTGAATTCAGGGGATAGCATACCTTCCATGGCGGATTTGATTTCCTCGATAGCCGTGTAGATAATAGAGTAAAGTCGGATGTCGATTTCCTCTTTCTCTGCCAGCTTTCTAGCACCCATGGAGGGACGTACCTGGAATCCGATGATGATAGCGTTCGATGCGGCAGCCAACATGACATCGCCTTCGGAAATTTGCCCCACGGCTTTGTGGATCACGTTCACTTGGATTTCCGGGGTTGACAACTTGATCAAAGAGTCGGACAAAGCTTCGATAGAACCATCCACGTCTCCTTTCACGATGATGTTCAACTCCTGGAAGTTTCCGATGGCAATACGTCTACCGATTTCGTCCAGCGTGATATGTTTCTGGGTACGTAACCCTTGTTCGCGTTGCAGTTGTTCTCGCTTGTTAGCCAAAGCACGGGCGTCTTTCTCGTTACCCATGACGTTGAATTTGTCTCCGGCCTGTGGAGCCCCGTTCAAACCGAGTATCAATGCCGGGCAGGATGGTCCAGCCTCTTCCATTTTACTTCCGCGTTCGTTGAACATAGCTTTCACGTGTCCGAAATATTGTCCGGCTAGTACCACGTCTCCAATGCGTAACGTTCCGCTTTGTACGAGTACGGTTGCCACGTATCCCCGTCCTTTATCTAGCGAGGACTCGATGATTGAACCGATCGCTTTCCGTTTCGGGTTAGCCTTTAACTCTAGGATTTCTGCCTCAAGTAACACTTTCTCCAGAAGTTCTTCTACGTTCAAACCTTTTTTGGCTGAGATTTCCTGACATTGGTATTTACCACCCCACTCCTCTACGAGGTAGTTCATGGCAGCCAGTTCTTCCCGGATCTTGTCGGGGTTAGCTCCCGGTTTATCAATTTTGTTTATTGCGAATACAATGGGTACTCCTGCCGCACTGGCGTGATTGATTGCCTCAACAGTCTGCGGCATGACGTTATCATCGGCTGCAATAATGATGATGGCAATATCCGTTACTTGGGCACCTCTGGCACGCATGGCGGTAAACGCCTCGTGTCCCGGGGTATCTAGGAATGTCACGGTTCTACCATCAGCAAGTTTTACGCTGTAAGCACCGATGTGTTGGGTGATTCCTCCTGCCTCTCCGGCAATCACGTTTGCTTTACGGATATAGTCCAATAAAGATGTTTTACCGTGGTCAACGTGTCCCATAACAGTCACGATCGGCGGACGGGATTCCACGTGTTCTTCCTGCTCGTCTTCATCCTCGTCAATGGCCTCCTGAATATCCACGCTCACAAATTCGACATCAAATCCGAATTCTTCTGCCACGATATTAATGGTTTCTGCATCCAGACGTTGGTTGATGGACACGAACAAGCCCAAGGACATACAAGTTGAGATAATATCTGCCACGGAAATATCCATCATGGTTGCTAACTCGCTAACCGTAACGAATTCCGTGAGTTTAAGGATACTCTTTTCCAGCTCTGCCTGCTCCATTTCAGCCTGCATCTTCTGGTGTACGGCATCTCGCTTGTCTCTCCGGTGTTTGGAACTCTTGGTTTTTCCCTTGTTCCCCAAACGGGCAAACGTGTCTTTGATTTGCTTTTGTACGTCTTCTTCAGAAATTTCAGCCTTGCTGGCTTTCTTTTTCTTTATCTTCTTTATTTTCTTCTTACTTTCCTCTTGCTTGGCGGTTTTAGAAGCTTCAATATTGATTTTCTCGTCTTTTTTCAGAATACGTTTTCTCTTTTTACGAGTTTCCGATTCATCTGAATCTTCTTCACCTTCGTTTATCACGATATTTTTCTTGATCACGATGTCATCCGTACTCTTGGGAGGAACCAAAGATTTTTTCTTGAGTTCCCGTTTGTCCCTTTCTCTTTCTTGTTTGCTTTTCTTCGGGGGTCGGGTACGCTGATTGATCGCGTCCAGATCGATTGTTCCGACAACCTTCACGTCTTTAATCGCCGGGGTCGGTGATTTGTAGCTCACTTCCCTGTCGGTTCTGTTGGAATAATCTTCAGACGGGGCTTTTTCCTCTTGACGGGTTTCAACTTTCGGTTGCTTGATGATCGTTTTCGGAGTTCTGGCAACAGGAGCCTGAGTTTCTTCCCGTTCTTGCTTTTGTGCAACTACGGGAGTTTCTTTTACCTGAGGTTCTGCCGGTTTTTCTTCTTTCTTTTCCTCGATCTTCACCTCTTTTATTTCCTCAACCTTCTCTTCCGGTTTTTGTTGTTTATTCAGTCTGTTCAGGTCGATGTGATCCACGACCTTAATTTTATTTTCCAGTTTAATCTCGTCCTTTATAGATATAAATTCCGGAGCGTGTTCCTCCGTACCATTGTTCATGTTATCAATGGTAACCGTTTCTTTTTTTAACCGTGTATTTTTTAAATCTACTCGATTGGATTCTTTTTTAGCCTCGCTATCGGTAGAAAACTCTTTTGCTACTAAAGAGTACTGGTCATCTGTTAGTTTCGCGTTTGGATCAGATGAAATCTTAATCCCCTTTTCCTGCAGGTAATCCACTATCGTGGACAAACCTACGTTAAATTCTCTAGCAACTTTACTTAGTCTAACTGCCATATTAAGATTTTATTTTACAAGCATTATAACCTTGAGCGTTCCTTATTCAAATTCGGCTCTTAATATTTTGAGAACATCCCTGATGGTCTCTATCTCAAGATCAGTCCTGCTCTCTAATTCTGATTCACTTAACTCTAACACGCTCTTTGCCGTGTCACAACCCACGCGTTTCAGTTCCTCGATTACCCATGGTTCGATCTCGTCGGAGAATTCTTCCAGGTTAACGTCTTCTTCTTCTGCGGTTTCAAGTTCACGATAAACATCGATCTCGTAGCCCGTGAGCTGGCTGGCCAGTTTGATATTCAAACCGCCTTTACCGATGGCCAAGGAAACTTCCTCCGGGTTCAGGTAAACGTTCGCTCTCTTGTTTTCCTCGTCCATTTCAATCTTGTTGATCTTGGCTGGATTCAATGCGCGGGTGATGTATAGTTGGATGTTGTTCGTGTAGTTAATCACGTCTATATTTTCGTTTCTCAGTTCCCGGACGATTCCATGTATACGTGAACCTTTCATTCCGACACAAGCACCCACCGGGTCGATACGGTCATCGTATGATTCAACGGCCACTTTGGCGCGTTCTCCCGGAACACGTACCACGTTTTTAATCGTAATTAAGCCATCAAATATTTCCGGAACCTCGTTCTCGAACAATCTTTCAAGGAATACGGGTGATGTACGGGAAAGGATGATGTACGGGGAGGCGTTTTTCATTTCCACACGAATAACGACGGCCCGGATGGTATCTCCTTTCTTGAAGAAATCACTGGGGATTTGTTCCTGTTTCGGGAGGATCAACTCGTTGCCTTCGTCATCCAGAACCAAAATCTCTTTTTTCCATACTTGGTAAACCTCTCCGGTCACGATCTGGCCCACTTTCTCTTTGTATTTGGTGAAGATGTGATCTTTCTCCAGTTCAAGAATCCGGGCTGAAAGGTTTTGTCTTAAAGCCAGCACGGAACGGCGTCCGAAATCTTTGAATTTCACCTCGTCGGTCACTTCTTCTCCCACCTCGTAGTCGGCATCGATTTTCTTTGCTTCTGTCAGGGAAATTTGGGTATTCGGGTTTTCGAAGGCATCGTCTTCCACCACGATACGGTTTCTCCAGATTTCCAAGTCTCCCTTGTCGATGTTTATAATGATGTCAAAATTCTCGTCCGTCCCGTAACGCTTGATAAGCATGTTTCTGAAAATATCTTCCAATACTCTCATCAAGGTTGCCCTGTCAATATTTTTAAGCTCTTTAAATTCTGCGAATGAATCTATCAAATTAATGGCTTCCATTTTTATTTTATGTATTTAGAAAACAACAATATCTTTAACCTCCTTTATGTCTGTAAAATGAATCTCTTTCTCCACTTTGACGATGCTTTTCTTCTTCTTCCCTTCCACGGCCACTTTTTCTTCACATTCAATTACGATTCCCGTGATGGAATGGGATTTTAAGGTTCCCTGTAATTTTCCCCCGTTTTGCAGTTTCACCTCCACTTGGTTTCCCAGGTTTTTCTCGTATTGCTGGGTTACTTTGAAGGGGTAACCAATTCCGGCACTCGAAACGGTTAACTCGAAATCCTCGGTATCTCGATCCAGTTTTGCGTCCAATTGTTTGCTGAGGGTCACGCAGGAATCCACGTTAATGCCCTTCAGGGAGTCGATGTAGACCTCGATCGAGTTGTCCGGAGATACTTTCAAGTCCACCAGAAACAAATCTGTCCCCTGCAGTATTGTTTCGATAATGTCTTTTATTTCCTCTGTACTTTTCATTCTACTCTTTAATCTAAGATAACAGAAGAGGGGACTAATCGCCCCCTCGTTTGTTAATAACCGAGTGCAAAGATACAATTAATTATTTTTAATCCAAAGAGTTCCAGTGGAAAATAGGTGAGGGCGGGATATTTTTCCGGGGCGAATGTTTTCGGGAAAGAGGTTTCATCGTAATGGGAATCGTGTTGGAAACAAGCCTTTAAGCCTTGATATGTATGGTTTTAAATATTGGTATGGAAACATATTTGTCACATTTTCTATATAGTTCCAAATAAAATTTGTAAGTTTGCCGAAATTTTTTGAATTATGGAGTTTAAAGCAAAGGACATAGCAGCTCTATTAAGCGGGGTTGTCGATGGAGACCCCGAGATTTCTGTAAATAACGTATCTAAAATAGAGGAAGGAAAGCCGGGAACATTGGCTTTTTTAGCTAATCCTAAATACGAACATTATATCTACACGACGCAAGCATCGATCGTGTTAGTGAATAAAACATTTGAACCCACGCACGAGTATTCCTGTACTTTGATTCGGGTGGAATCGGCTTATGATGCCATTGCAACGTTACTGCAAATGTATGATGATATGAAGCCGAAACCAGTAGGAATTGAACAACCTTCTTATATCAGTGATAGTGCCACGATCGGGGAAAAACCTTACATCGGGGCATTTGCATATATAGGGAGAGGTGCGAAAATCGGGAATAACGTGAAAATAT from Butyricimonas virosa encodes the following:
- a CDS encoding DUF6769 family protein, whose translation is MRKRQIAIIPLIFASMIMLLSSIMPHHHHGKLICFTPTHEHSSFIEKECHNEHDSTPTEGECEVRLLFQTSIVKQHHDECNCYPNIIPDQPFQSILPLAGLDHSLLLLGIPKEIPPIFYRERLHSITWSITSAGRAPPTVIA
- a CDS encoding methylglyoxal synthase, which produces MKLAVIAHDGKKADMVAFLNRHYEFMHSANIEIIATGTTGKHAQAAGLKVERLLSGPLGGDAQIAAQVAEHKVQMVLFFRDPLGKHPHEPDVQMLMRVCDVHNVPLATNPASAELMLKGFEKQMQK
- a CDS encoding CapA family protein, with product MHYNRILLFCIVFLLFTSCKEKKPPVQTDYSLKLPHPSQTLTLLFCGDIIQHLPQIYSAHEPSEKDYKYQKCFKYIAPYWADADFVIANLETTLGNKDFSGYPRFCSPWQIARDLHQLGVTTFVTANNHSCDQLGKGITNTIYYLDSLGIPHTGTFTDTLNYKKRHPLYLQKDSFKIALLNYTYGTNGLPVPKGFVVPHIDTTAIKQDIQLAHRDTATNIIAFMHWGYEYHNFPNKEQRALSKWLHEQGADMVIGSHPHVVQPIEYYTSNKDTLGVTVFSLGNFISNQSQQGTEGGICIRVTLTKPRNYPVRYQMEPIKFYMYRPYEEGRRRYYVVPENLADSIMKDFHLMKSKNFFKKTDSILKSTKTFSF
- a CDS encoding protein-disulfide reductase DsbD domain-containing protein; this encodes MKRLLILTAILTLMVGAANSQVLKPVKWQISFKKVSEGVYDIICKATVESGWHLYDTKLPENGPLPTTFNIDEDETKDIELVGEFKATTEPKTEKSEAFNMELKYFEGTVTFVQRVKLKGDKAKLVGYVEYMACSGGQCIPPAEEEFEFELTK
- the infB gene encoding translation initiation factor IF-2, which translates into the protein MAVRLSKVAREFNVGLSTIVDYLQEKGIKISSDPNAKLTDDQYSLVAKEFSTDSEAKKESNRVDLKNTRLKKETVTIDNMNNGTEEHAPEFISIKDEIKLENKIKVVDHIDLNRLNKQQKPEEKVEEIKEVKIEEKKEEKPAEPQVKETPVVAQKQEREETQAPVARTPKTIIKQPKVETRQEEKAPSEDYSNRTDREVSYKSPTPAIKDVKVVGTIDLDAINQRTRPPKKSKQERERDKRELKKKSLVPPKSTDDIVIKKNIVINEGEEDSDESETRKKRKRILKKDEKINIEASKTAKQEESKKKIKKIKKKKASKAEISEEDVQKQIKDTFARLGNKGKTKSSKHRRDKRDAVHQKMQAEMEQAELEKSILKLTEFVTVSELATMMDISVADIISTCMSLGLFVSINQRLDAETINIVAEEFGFDVEFVSVDIQEAIDEDEDEQEEHVESRPPIVTVMGHVDHGKTSLLDYIRKANVIAGEAGGITQHIGAYSVKLADGRTVTFLDTPGHEAFTAMRARGAQVTDIAIIIIAADDNVMPQTVEAINHASAAGVPIVFAINKIDKPGANPDKIREELAAMNYLVEEWGGKYQCQEISAKKGLNVEELLEKVLLEAEILELKANPKRKAIGSIIESSLDKGRGYVATVLVQSGTLRIGDVVLAGQYFGHVKAMFNERGSKMEEAGPSCPALILGLNGAPQAGDKFNVMGNEKDARALANKREQLQREQGLRTQKHITLDEIGRRIAIGNFQELNIIVKGDVDGSIEALSDSLIKLSTPEIQVNVIHKAVGQISEGDVMLAAASNAIIIGFQVRPSMGARKLAEKEEIDIRLYSIIYTAIEEIKSAMEGMLSPEFKEEITSTVEVLETFKITKVGTIAGCIVRDGKITRSSKVRVIRDGIVIFTGELGSLKRFKDDVKEVSKGFECGLNINNYNDIQTGDFIESFEEVAVKKTL
- the nusA gene encoding transcription termination factor NusA, producing the protein MEAINLIDSFAEFKELKNIDRATLMRVLEDIFRNMLIKRYGTDENFDIIINIDKGDLEIWRNRIVVEDDAFENPNTQISLTEAKKIDADYEVGEEVTDEVKFKDFGRRSVLALRQNLSARILELEKDHIFTKYKEKVGQIVTGEVYQVWKKEILVLDDEGNELILPKQEQIPSDFFKKGDTIRAVVIRVEMKNASPYIILSRTSPVFLERLFENEVPEIFDGLITIKNVVRVPGERAKVAVESYDDRIDPVGACVGMKGSRIHGIVRELRNENIDVINYTNNIQLYITRALNPAKINKIEMDEENKRANVYLNPEEVSLAIGKGGLNIKLASQLTGYEIDVYRELETAEEEDVNLEEFSDEIEPWVIEELKRVGCDTAKSVLELSESELESRTDLEIETIRDVLKILRAEFE
- the rimP gene encoding ribosome assembly cofactor RimP: MKSTEEIKDIIETILQGTDLFLVDLKVSPDNSIEVYIDSLKGINVDSCVTLSKQLDAKLDRDTEDFELTVSSAGIGYPFKVTQQYEKNLGNQVEVKLQNGGKLQGTLKSHSITGIVIECEEKVAVEGKKKKSIVKVEKEIHFTDIKEVKDIVVF